A portion of the bacterium genome contains these proteins:
- a CDS encoding class I SAM-dependent methyltransferase: MRRVLLPLLSVLLVVAAGADGAAYKQELIARFPFYNVATGIFAPVYPAFARQLVQDYALRGGVLVDVGGAEGSLAMELAKLTEATVYVADINPAAVRLCNLLVDEAKLTGRVRAVEADAQNLPLRDDLADFVVSRNSLFEWPDKLAGIREAYRVLKPGGVALLGGGLSRLLSPEDKDRIVAWCAQKRAQKPDDVVKMPDDLVAQLQQAGIAQARVIEGPTEFDWWLEMRKY; encoded by the coding sequence GGATGGCGCCGCCTACAAGCAAGAGCTGATTGCCCGCTTCCCCTTCTACAACGTGGCGACGGGCATCTTCGCCCCGGTCTACCCGGCGTTCGCCCGGCAACTGGTGCAGGACTACGCCCTGCGGGGTGGGGTCCTGGTGGACGTGGGCGGCGCGGAGGGTTCGCTCGCCATGGAGTTGGCCAAGCTCACCGAGGCCACGGTCTACGTGGCGGACATCAACCCGGCCGCAGTGAGGCTGTGCAATCTGCTCGTGGACGAGGCCAAGCTGACCGGCCGTGTCCGTGCGGTGGAGGCCGACGCGCAGAACCTGCCGCTGCGCGACGACCTGGCGGACTTCGTGGTCAGCCGCAACTCGCTGTTCGAGTGGCCGGACAAGCTCGCCGGCATCAGGGAGGCGTATCGTGTCCTCAAGCCCGGGGGCGTGGCCCTGCTTGGCGGCGGCCTGTCACGTCTGCTGAGCCCCGAAGACAAGGACCGCATCGTGGCGTGGTGCGCGCAGAAGCGGGCGCAGAAGCCCGATGATGTCGTGAAGATGCCCGACGACCTCGTCGCGCAGTTGCAGCAGGCAGGGATCGCGCAAGCGCGGGTGATCGAGGGCCCCACCGAGTTCGACTGGTGGCTCGAGATGCGCAAGTACTGA